One part of the Pannonibacter sp. XCT-53 genome encodes these proteins:
- a CDS encoding transporter substrate-binding domain-containing protein, which translates to MRFVPTLASLACGLAAVVLPALAPQAEAAGLPDLKGREVVVVTENAYPPLQFIDKSGQAVGWEYDAMAEIAKRLNIKVTYQNTSWDAMIPAVSAGEYDLGMTGITIRDDRKDKVDFSDPYMRSEMIMLVRADETRFTDAKSFAANPDLLMAAQPGTTPFYVGVYEVLDGNEANPRIKKFETFGAGVAALRAGDVDLVLTDGTAGPGYVSTSNGTLKIIGEKLGTEDFGFIFKKGSDLVAPINAAIAAMKADGTIAALDKKWFIDYKMGQ; encoded by the coding sequence ATGCGTTTTGTCCCCACCCTTGCCAGTCTCGCCTGCGGCCTCGCGGCCGTCGTCCTTCCGGCCCTCGCCCCGCAGGCAGAGGCCGCCGGCCTGCCGGACCTCAAGGGGCGCGAGGTCGTCGTGGTGACCGAAAACGCCTATCCGCCGCTGCAGTTCATCGACAAGTCGGGGCAGGCTGTCGGCTGGGAATATGACGCCATGGCCGAGATCGCCAAGCGCCTCAACATCAAGGTCACCTACCAGAACACCAGCTGGGACGCGATGATCCCGGCGGTGTCTGCGGGCGAGTATGACCTCGGCATGACCGGCATCACCATCCGTGACGACCGCAAGGACAAGGTGGACTTTTCCGACCCCTACATGCGCTCGGAAATGATCATGCTGGTGCGTGCCGACGAGACCCGCTTCACCGATGCCAAGAGCTTTGCCGCCAATCCGGACCTGCTGATGGCCGCACAGCCCGGCACGACCCCGTTCTATGTCGGTGTCTACGAGGTGCTCGACGGCAACGAGGCCAATCCGCGCATCAAGAAGTTCGAGACCTTCGGGGCCGGCGTCGCGGCGCTGCGCGCCGGCGATGTGGACCTGGTGCTGACGGATGGCACCGCCGGCCCGGGCTATGTCTCCACCTCGAACGGCACGCTGAAGATCATCGGCGAGAAGCTCGGCACCGAGGATTTCGGCTTCATCTTCAAGAAGGGCTCGGATCTCGTTGCCCCGATCAATGCCGCCATCGCCGCGATGAAGGCCGACGGCACCATCGCCGCGCTCGATAAGAAGTGGTTCATCGACTACAAGATGGGCCAGTAA
- a CDS encoding LysE family translocator, which produces MSFVPETGVLLSFTVAAIVLIFTPGPDMTLQLSKTLMHGRLAGWVCFAGAVAGNVVHTVLAAVGISVLLATSPTAFLVLKVVGAAYLVWLAVEAVRHGSALSIEEGKAPPVPLGKLFGQAVLTNLLNPKVVLFFVTFLPQFVSAGDPAATGKLFFLGMYFVLLTLPFGIGMVAGAGAISRALRTSPRAVRAFDWLFAGVMGAFAAKLLTARAAL; this is translated from the coding sequence ATGTCCTTCGTGCCGGAGACTGGCGTCCTTCTGAGTTTTACCGTCGCTGCCATCGTGCTGATCTTCACGCCGGGGCCGGACATGACGCTGCAGTTGTCCAAGACGCTGATGCACGGCCGGCTGGCAGGCTGGGTCTGCTTTGCCGGAGCGGTGGCGGGAAATGTGGTCCACACCGTCCTCGCCGCCGTGGGCATTTCCGTACTGCTGGCCACCTCGCCGACGGCATTCCTCGTGCTGAAGGTGGTGGGCGCGGCCTATCTCGTCTGGCTGGCCGTCGAGGCTGTGCGCCACGGATCGGCACTGTCGATCGAGGAAGGCAAGGCACCGCCCGTGCCGCTCGGCAAGCTGTTCGGCCAGGCCGTGCTGACCAACCTGCTCAATCCCAAGGTGGTGCTGTTCTTCGTGACCTTCCTGCCGCAGTTCGTCAGCGCGGGGGATCCGGCCGCCACCGGCAAGCTCTTCTTCCTCGGCATGTATTTCGTGCTGCTCACCCTGCCCTTCGGCATTGGCATGGTGGCCGGCGCCGGCGCGATCTCCCGCGCCCTGCGGACGTCGCCGCGCGCGGTCCGGGCCTTCGACTGGCTGTTTGCCGGCGTCATGGGGGCGTTCGCGGCCAAGCTTCTCACCGCGCGCGCCGCGCTCTGA
- a CDS encoding ChrR family anti-sigma-E factor, which translates to MEQTTGLDELLAGYVAGTLAEPARVLVSAHLELSDRNRSYVRQLEALGGLELEHTAPVTISGRDEKLAAIFGLGAVAPVRRQPEESFDPRLPTSIRRLLGRPTLDGIAWRSLMPGVKEYRMGEIDGCAASLLWIRAGRAVPSHTHDGTELTLVLQGGFSDADGHYVRGDIALADDHVDHKPVADDDEDCICFAVTEGHLRLTGPVGRLLQPFIRG; encoded by the coding sequence ATGGAACAAACAACTGGTCTCGACGAACTGCTTGCGGGCTATGTGGCCGGAACCCTGGCCGAGCCGGCACGCGTCCTCGTCAGCGCACACCTGGAACTCTCTGACCGGAACCGGAGCTACGTTCGCCAGCTCGAGGCCCTTGGTGGTCTGGAGCTGGAGCACACCGCCCCGGTCACGATTTCCGGCCGCGACGAGAAGCTGGCTGCGATCTTCGGTCTGGGCGCTGTCGCCCCGGTCCGTCGTCAGCCGGAAGAATCCTTCGACCCGCGCCTGCCGACGAGCATTCGCCGGCTGCTCGGCCGTCCGACGCTGGACGGCATCGCGTGGCGCAGCCTGATGCCGGGCGTGAAGGAATACCGCATGGGCGAGATCGACGGCTGCGCGGCGAGCCTGCTGTGGATCCGGGCCGGCCGCGCGGTTCCCTCCCACACCCATGACGGCACCGAGCTGACCCTCGTTCTCCAGGGCGGCTTCTCCGATGCGGACGGGCATTATGTCCGCGGTGACATCGCGCTGGCCGATGATCACGTCGACCACAAGCCCGTGGCCGACGACGACGAGGACTGCATCTGCTTCGCCGTCACCGAGGGCCACCTCCGCCTGACCGGTCCGGTCGGGCGTCTGCTGCAGCCCTTCATCCGCGGCTGA
- a CDS encoding alanyl-tRNA editing protein, translated as MTEPLFRDDAYLRSCEARVVDVTADGAIVLDRTVFYATSGGQPGDTGYLERSDGSQIPIAAAIYADGKDGHRHLVAAGAPMPAVGDLVVAHLDWARRYRLMRMHTALHIICAVLKTKITGCQIGADESRIDLDMPEPPEREAIEAEIRAAVARDMALSTDWITDAELDANPGLIKSMSVSPPRGSGRVRLVRIGEDFDLQPCGGTHVSRTTEVGRVDITRIEKKGKLNRRIRIQLAD; from the coding sequence ATGACGGAACCCCTGTTCCGAGACGATGCCTATCTGCGCAGCTGCGAAGCCCGCGTGGTTGATGTGACGGCAGACGGCGCCATCGTGCTCGACCGCACGGTCTTCTATGCCACCAGCGGCGGGCAGCCGGGCGACACGGGATACCTCGAGCGGTCCGACGGCAGCCAGATCCCGATCGCCGCCGCGATCTATGCCGACGGCAAGGACGGACACCGCCATCTGGTCGCAGCCGGTGCGCCGATGCCGGCCGTCGGAGACCTCGTGGTCGCCCATCTCGACTGGGCCCGTCGCTACCGGCTCATGCGCATGCACACGGCCCTGCACATCATCTGCGCCGTGCTCAAGACCAAGATCACCGGCTGCCAGATCGGTGCGGACGAAAGCCGCATCGACCTCGACATGCCGGAGCCGCCGGAGCGCGAGGCCATCGAGGCGGAGATCCGTGCGGCCGTCGCCCGCGACATGGCCCTGTCCACGGACTGGATCACCGATGCGGAACTCGACGCAAATCCCGGCCTGATCAAGTCGATGAGCGTCTCGCCCCCGCGCGGCAGCGGTCGCGTGCGCCTCGTGCGGATCGGCGAGGACTTCGACCTGCAGCCCTGCGGCGGCACCCATGTCAGCCGCACCACGGAGGTCGGCCGCGTCGACATCACCCGGATCGAAAAGAAGGGCAAGCTGAACCGCCGTATCCGCATCCAGCTCGCCGACTGA
- a CDS encoding helix-turn-helix transcriptional regulator, with the protein MRALARPATGRPRGDPILFTNDLFVLALAMAAHLAFVILLLLTRREPRKDHSLAIAAFLGIVLATALADMTDVMYAIGVWTLPGPNHLVAVMTPLLLLEGPALYFYARALASKEPLRLGRGDLLHLAPYALLQAVTLLLYGLALPGQSGDPALQDFGATLVTQGSLPAERLLTLLAYLPVMTAYVVLAIRELSRHERQKLDYFSNLEGSSLRWLHWNIPLMGLSWGVNLVLLADDLLFDALHPSPLVSLLIFAAWVYPLSFMALWQQPIYVPTRRSPALEAAIATETPVLPAVLAVAAPAGGGAEPRYQRSALDGERMKRIAAKIERTMAQDRLYRNHALNLRNLSDHLKVSENYLSQVLNDYIGSNFYEYVNRWRIREACELLSRTSARIIDIGEDVGFNSRSTFNAAFRKETGQTPSDYRAAVARGDDGAPAPVLDPAIPPAIPFPDRPVPL; encoded by the coding sequence ATGCGCGCCCTTGCCCGTCCGGCGACCGGGCGCCCTCGCGGAGATCCGATCCTGTTCACCAACGACCTGTTCGTCCTTGCGCTCGCCATGGCCGCGCATCTCGCCTTCGTCATCCTTCTGCTGCTGACACGCCGCGAGCCGCGCAAGGATCACTCGCTCGCCATCGCCGCCTTTCTCGGGATCGTGCTTGCAACCGCGCTCGCCGATATGACCGATGTCATGTATGCCATCGGCGTCTGGACGCTGCCCGGGCCGAACCATCTGGTGGCGGTCATGACCCCGCTGCTCCTGCTCGAGGGGCCGGCCCTTTACTTCTATGCCCGGGCTCTGGCCAGCAAGGAGCCGCTGCGGCTTGGCCGGGGCGATCTGTTGCATCTGGCGCCCTATGCGCTCTTGCAGGCGGTCACGCTCCTGCTCTATGGCCTGGCGCTGCCGGGGCAGAGCGGCGACCCGGCGCTGCAGGACTTCGGCGCGACCCTCGTCACCCAGGGCTCGCTGCCGGCGGAGCGTCTCCTCACGCTGCTGGCCTACCTGCCGGTCATGACGGCCTATGTGGTCCTGGCGATCCGGGAGCTGTCGCGGCACGAGCGGCAGAAGCTCGACTACTTTTCCAATCTGGAAGGCAGCAGCCTGCGCTGGCTGCACTGGAACATCCCGCTCATGGGTCTGTCATGGGGCGTCAATCTGGTGCTTCTGGCGGATGATCTCCTGTTCGACGCCCTCCACCCGTCGCCGCTCGTCAGCCTGCTGATCTTTGCCGCCTGGGTCTATCCGCTGAGCTTCATGGCGCTGTGGCAGCAGCCGATCTATGTGCCGACCCGACGCAGCCCCGCGCTCGAAGCCGCCATCGCCACCGAGACCCCGGTGCTGCCGGCCGTCCTCGCCGTCGCGGCTCCAGCCGGGGGCGGCGCCGAGCCGCGCTACCAGCGCTCCGCGCTTGACGGTGAACGGATGAAGCGAATCGCGGCCAAGATCGAGCGGACCATGGCGCAGGACCGGCTGTACCGGAATCACGCCCTCAACCTGCGCAACCTGTCGGACCATCTCAAGGTCTCGGAAAACTACCTGTCGCAGGTCCTCAACGACTACATCGGCAGCAACTTCTATGAATACGTGAACCGCTGGCGCATCCGCGAGGCCTGCGAGCTGCTCAGCCGGACCAGTGCGCGCATCATCGACATCGGTGAGGATGTCGGGTTCAACTCGCGATCCACCTTCAATGCGGCCTTCCGGAAGGAGACCGGGCAGACGCCGTCCGACTACCGGGCTGCCGTCGCGCGCGGGGATGACGGGGCCCCCGCTCCTGTACTCGACCCGGCAATCCCCCCGGCCATCCCCTTCCCCGACCGCCCGGTGCCGCTGTAA
- the cls gene encoding cardiolipin synthase → MQGVTQASLTGSTLTGTIVRDATLVDVLLNNLGLIAAITVVLYGIAAICAVREIMNSRTAQGSIAWLLSLFFLPFPTAFLYLVFGWKQFDDYADVQRKMGRFERTLRAAELGIGDADASTEWPVLSKIASLPFLSGNTCTLLIDGEATFSSILQGIAEAQHVVLVQFFIVRDDVLGRTLADLLIEKARAGVRVYFLYDEIGSKSLPKSYLRRLRAGGIEVSGFNETHHYLRLLGPMRINYRNHRKVVVVDNRHAWVGGHNVGDEYLGRDPDFGHWRDTHVKVSGPAALACTLSFAEDWHWASGTTLDIVAPGPYDRVGDEAVLVMPTGPADPLEDCSIAFTEAISRARKRLWIVSPYFVPGSEIQTALYAAALRGVDVRVLLPEKADHRLVWLASHAHADDLVNHGIRVYRYLDGFLHQKVVLVDDDLASVGTVNFDNRSFRINFEITLWFTHPSFIRQIADMLETDFRRARRTAPDDLDHRPYLFRVLAQSARLLSPIL, encoded by the coding sequence ATGCAGGGCGTCACCCAGGCTTCGCTGACGGGCAGCACCTTGACCGGGACCATCGTCCGCGATGCGACGCTCGTTGACGTGCTGCTCAACAATCTCGGGCTCATCGCCGCGATCACCGTTGTCCTCTACGGGATCGCGGCGATCTGCGCCGTGCGCGAGATCATGAACAGCCGCACCGCGCAGGGCTCCATTGCCTGGCTGCTGTCGCTCTTCTTCCTCCCCTTTCCGACGGCCTTCCTTTATCTCGTCTTCGGCTGGAAGCAGTTCGACGACTATGCCGACGTGCAGCGGAAGATGGGCCGGTTCGAGCGCACCCTGCGCGCGGCCGAGCTTGGCATCGGGGATGCCGATGCCTCGACCGAATGGCCGGTCCTGTCCAAGATCGCCAGCCTGCCCTTCCTGTCGGGCAACACCTGCACCCTCCTGATCGACGGCGAGGCCACGTTTTCCTCGATCCTGCAGGGCATCGCGGAGGCGCAGCACGTGGTGCTGGTGCAGTTCTTCATCGTGCGCGACGACGTGCTCGGGCGCACGCTGGCCGACCTCCTGATCGAGAAGGCGCGCGCCGGGGTGCGCGTCTACTTCCTGTATGACGAGATCGGCTCCAAGAGCCTGCCCAAGTCCTATCTGCGGCGTCTCCGGGCCGGCGGCATCGAGGTGTCCGGTTTCAACGAGACGCATCATTACCTGCGCCTGCTCGGACCGATGCGCATCAACTACCGCAACCACCGCAAGGTCGTCGTGGTGGACAACCGGCACGCCTGGGTCGGCGGACACAACGTGGGTGACGAGTATCTTGGCCGTGACCCGGACTTCGGTCACTGGCGCGACACCCATGTGAAGGTCTCCGGACCGGCCGCCCTTGCCTGCACGCTGTCCTTTGCCGAGGACTGGCACTGGGCGAGCGGCACCACGCTCGACATCGTCGCCCCCGGCCCCTATGACCGGGTCGGCGACGAGGCCGTCCTGGTGATGCCGACCGGGCCGGCCGATCCGCTCGAGGATTGTTCGATCGCCTTCACCGAGGCGATTTCCCGGGCCCGCAAGCGCCTCTGGATCGTCAGCCCCTATTTCGTGCCGGGATCGGAGATCCAGACCGCACTCTATGCGGCGGCGCTGCGCGGCGTGGATGTGCGCGTCCTGCTGCCGGAAAAGGCCGACCACCGTCTCGTCTGGCTGGCCAGCCACGCCCATGCGGACGATCTCGTCAACCACGGCATCCGGGTCTACCGCTATCTCGACGGCTTCCTGCACCAGAAGGTCGTTCTGGTCGACGACGATCTGGCGTCGGTCGGCACCGTGAACTTCGACAACCGCTCGTTCCGGATCAACTTCGAGATCACCTTGTGGTTCACCCACCCGTCCTTCATCCGGCAGATCGCGGACATGCTGGAGACGGACTTCCGCCGCGCCCGGCGAACCGCGCCCGATGATCTCGATCACCGGCCCTACCTGTTCCGCGTCCTGGCGCAAAGCGCGCGGCTCCTGTCGCCGATCCTCTGA
- a CDS encoding SDR family NAD(P)-dependent oxidoreductase — MATFTASPSDGPAWITGASSGIGRALALELARQGWTVAVTARSADALVGLAAEARESAGRIVPMAGDVTDAAAMAALAGRIETDLGPLALLVANAGIYLPQDGLDGSVEAYAQTFDVNLKGTVNVLLPAIAAMKTRRKGQIAVVASVAGYSGLPTSAAYGATKAGLINMVESLKFDLDLAGIRIQLVSPGFVDTPATASNPFPMPHLMKVEEAALAIAEGLRSDRFEIAFPKAFVRQLKLLRLLPYRLYFPLVARATGWARKQMS; from the coding sequence TTGGCCACTTTCACCGCTTCCCCCTCCGACGGCCCCGCCTGGATCACCGGCGCCAGCTCCGGCATCGGCCGCGCGCTTGCCCTTGAACTGGCGCGGCAGGGATGGACCGTCGCCGTCACGGCCCGTTCGGCCGATGCGCTGGTCGGGCTGGCGGCCGAGGCGCGGGAAAGTGCCGGCCGCATTGTTCCGATGGCCGGTGACGTGACCGACGCGGCCGCCATGGCGGCGCTGGCCGGCCGCATCGAGACCGATCTCGGCCCGCTGGCGCTTCTGGTCGCCAATGCCGGCATCTACCTGCCGCAGGACGGGCTGGACGGCAGCGTCGAGGCCTATGCCCAGACCTTCGATGTCAACCTCAAGGGCACCGTCAACGTGCTTCTGCCGGCGATCGCCGCCATGAAGACCCGTCGCAAGGGGCAGATCGCCGTGGTCGCGTCCGTGGCCGGCTATTCCGGCCTGCCCACCTCGGCAGCCTATGGCGCCACCAAGGCGGGGCTGATCAACATGGTCGAAAGCCTGAAGTTTGATCTCGACCTTGCCGGCATCCGCATCCAGCTGGTCTCGCCCGGCTTCGTCGACACGCCAGCCACCGCCAGCAATCCCTTCCCGATGCCGCATCTCATGAAGGTCGAGGAGGCGGCGCTGGCCATTGCCGAGGGGCTGCGCAGCGACCGGTTCGAGATTGCCTTCCCGAAGGCCTTCGTGCGCCAGCTCAAGCTGCTGCGCCTGCTGCCCTACCGGCTCTATTTCCCGCTGGTGGCCCGGGCCACCGGCTGGGCACGCAAGCAGATGTCCTAG
- a CDS encoding amino acid ABC transporter permease, producing the protein MGPSRKTPQSDFPWWLVILALAGAYAFAQTLTSDIHAQVLGVLSQGIGITLLVTVTAFAGASALGLLLALGGLSRLLVVRQAVKLYIEVIRGVPIIVLLLYVAFAGVPLMVEAWNAVMTPLGLDPIRTRDISLLWRAVAALVLAYSAFLAEVFRAGILAVEPGQIEAAKALGLNGWLRFRLIVAPQAFRTILPPYGNDFIAMVKDSSLVSVLGVTDITQLGKVTAAGNFRYFETYNLVALIYLTLTVTLSLALSRLEQRLRQRDG; encoded by the coding sequence ATGGGCCCTTCCCGCAAGACACCCCAGAGCGATTTCCCGTGGTGGCTGGTGATCCTGGCGCTCGCCGGGGCCTATGCCTTTGCCCAGACCCTCACCAGCGACATCCATGCGCAGGTGCTGGGCGTGCTGTCGCAGGGCATCGGCATCACCCTGCTGGTCACTGTCACGGCCTTCGCGGGTGCGTCTGCCCTCGGGTTGCTGCTGGCGCTCGGCGGGCTGTCGCGCCTTCTCGTGGTGCGCCAGGCGGTCAAGCTCTACATTGAGGTCATCCGCGGCGTGCCGATCATCGTGCTGCTGCTCTACGTGGCCTTTGCCGGCGTGCCGCTGATGGTCGAGGCATGGAACGCGGTGATGACGCCGCTGGGGCTTGATCCGATCCGCACCCGTGACATCTCGCTGCTGTGGCGTGCGGTGGCGGCGCTGGTCCTCGCCTATTCGGCCTTCCTGGCCGAGGTGTTCCGCGCCGGCATCCTGGCCGTCGAGCCCGGCCAGATCGAGGCCGCCAAGGCGCTCGGGCTCAACGGCTGGCTGCGCTTCCGCCTCATCGTGGCGCCGCAGGCCTTCCGCACCATCCTGCCGCCCTACGGCAATGACTTCATCGCCATGGTCAAGGATTCCTCGCTGGTCTCGGTGCTCGGCGTGACCGACATCACCCAGCTCGGCAAGGTGACGGCGGCCGGCAACTTCCGCTATTTCGAGACCTACAATCTGGTAGCGCTCATCTACCTGACCCTGACGGTCACGCTGTCGCTGGCCCTGTCGCGGCTCGAGCAGCGGCTGCGCCAGCGTGACGGCTGA
- a CDS encoding MipA/OmpV family protein, which produces MFHHRPVLTGLALGLGSSVLALPSLAADPAEAVTVQAHGPGPDADTPPPDWTVTVGGGGLYAPAFLGSGRMKATPLPYVAVTWRDTLLLDPTGLTINAFAASGLRAGAVLRLTPGRDTKDDRKALTGLGDLAPTLDAGGFIAWEPLPWLEAAVELRRSVVKLSESRDKSLNRFGLNEKIRAAEGWSGDFTVGVKAPPLLGHRLMLGAEAKATWFDESYMRAVFGVSSAQAGRSGLKAFRPSGGIASIGLAADATVLLTEQAAVTLTGSYDRLIGDAAKSPMVARGRGSKDQISVGAFVTYRFGG; this is translated from the coding sequence GTGTTTCATCATCGCCCCGTCCTGACAGGCCTTGCCCTCGGCCTCGGATCAAGCGTCCTCGCCCTGCCCTCGCTCGCGGCCGATCCGGCTGAAGCGGTGACGGTGCAAGCCCACGGCCCGGGCCCCGACGCCGACACTCCCCCGCCGGACTGGACCGTCACGGTCGGCGGCGGCGGCCTCTATGCTCCGGCCTTCCTCGGCTCCGGCAGGATGAAGGCCACGCCCCTTCCCTATGTCGCCGTCACCTGGCGCGACACGCTGCTGCTCGATCCGACCGGCCTGACGATCAATGCCTTCGCGGCCTCCGGCCTGCGCGCGGGCGCCGTGTTGCGCCTCACGCCCGGACGCGACACCAAGGATGATCGCAAGGCCCTGACCGGTCTTGGCGATCTCGCCCCGACCCTCGATGCGGGCGGTTTCATCGCCTGGGAGCCCCTGCCCTGGCTTGAAGCGGCGGTGGAGTTGCGGCGCTCGGTCGTGAAGCTGTCGGAGAGCCGGGACAAGAGCCTGAACCGCTTCGGCCTCAACGAGAAGATCCGGGCCGCCGAAGGCTGGAGCGGCGACTTTACGGTCGGCGTGAAGGCCCCGCCCCTGCTTGGTCACCGCCTGATGCTCGGGGCCGAGGCAAAGGCCACCTGGTTCGACGAGAGCTACATGCGCGCGGTGTTCGGCGTCAGTTCGGCCCAGGCCGGTCGCAGCGGCCTCAAGGCCTTTCGCCCCTCCGGCGGCATCGCCAGCATCGGACTTGCCGCCGACGCGACCGTCCTCCTCACCGAACAGGCCGCCGTCACCCTGACCGGATCCTACGACCGGCTGATCGGCGATGCGGCGAAGTCGCCGATGGTCGCGCGCGGCCGGGGCTCGAAGGACCAGATTTCTGTCGGCGCCTTCGTCACCTACCGCTTCGGCGGCTGA
- a CDS encoding cysteine synthase A — MTRYASVVDAIGNTPLIRLNRLSDETGCEILGKAEFMNPGQSVKDRAGKQMILEAEARGALKPGGLIVEGTAGNTGIGLALVASARGYRTVIVMPDSQSQEKKDMLRLAGAQLVEVPVKPFSDPNNYQHVARRLAERLAESEPNGVLFADQWNNLDNRKAHYIGTGPEIWRDTAGTVDAFICAVGTGGTLAGTSAFLREQKADIVIGCADPHGAGMYSLFTTGKAEMSPGGSVSEGIGLGRVTPIIETARVDRAYMIPDEEALPLVFDLAEHEGLLLGGSSAINIAGARRLARDLGRGHTIVTILCDHGSRYQSKLYNPAFLQSRNLPVPSWLQPRAPIEAPFA; from the coding sequence ATGACCCGTTACGCTTCCGTCGTCGATGCCATTGGCAACACGCCGTTGATCCGTCTCAACCGTCTGTCGGACGAAACCGGCTGCGAGATCCTGGGCAAGGCCGAATTCATGAACCCGGGCCAGTCGGTCAAGGACCGCGCCGGCAAGCAGATGATTCTGGAGGCCGAGGCCCGTGGCGCGCTGAAGCCCGGTGGCCTGATCGTCGAGGGCACGGCCGGCAACACCGGCATCGGCCTTGCGCTTGTCGCCAGCGCCCGCGGCTACCGGACCGTCATCGTCATGCCCGACAGCCAGAGCCAGGAAAAGAAGGACATGCTGCGGCTGGCCGGGGCCCAGCTCGTCGAGGTGCCGGTGAAGCCCTTCTCCGACCCGAACAACTACCAGCATGTCGCCCGCAGGCTCGCCGAGCGGCTGGCGGAGAGCGAGCCCAACGGCGTGCTGTTTGCCGACCAGTGGAACAACCTCGACAACCGCAAGGCCCATTACATTGGCACCGGACCGGAAATCTGGCGCGACACCGCCGGCACGGTCGACGCCTTCATCTGCGCGGTCGGCACAGGCGGCACGCTGGCCGGAACCTCGGCCTTCCTGCGCGAACAGAAGGCCGACATCGTCATCGGCTGCGCCGACCCGCACGGGGCGGGCATGTATTCCCTGTTCACCACCGGCAAGGCGGAGATGTCGCCGGGGGGCTCGGTGTCCGAGGGCATCGGCCTTGGCCGCGTGACGCCGATCATCGAGACCGCCCGGGTGGATCGCGCCTACATGATCCCCGACGAGGAGGCGCTGCCGCTCGTCTTCGATCTCGCCGAACACGAAGGCCTGCTGCTCGGCGGATCGAGCGCCATCAACATTGCCGGGGCCCGGCGTCTCGCGCGCGACCTCGGCCGCGGGCACACGATTGTCACCATCCTGTGCGACCACGGCTCGCGCTACCAGTCCAAGCTCTACAATCCGGCATTCCTGCAGTCCAGGAACCTGCCGGTTCCCTCCTGGCTCCAACCCAGGGCGCCGATCGAAGCGCCCTTCGCCTGA
- the sseA gene encoding 3-mercaptopyruvate sulfurtransferase — protein MTSPLVSTDWLAAHLTAPDVLVLDASLHLPGSGRDANAEYLQEHIPGAVRFDIDAISDKTNPLPHMLPAPHVFSSMMRKLGIGDGMTLVVYDSLGLFSAARGWWMLKTMGAARVFVLDGGLPKWKAEGRPVEDGAVRRPERHFTARLNHGAVTDLADMRRIVESGVRQVVDARSAERFAGTAPEPRPGLRSGHMPGALNTPIARFLNADGTVKDEAGLRAVFAEAGVDLARPVTTSCGSGVTAAVVTLALTLLGHRDLSLYDGSWSEWGGLPDAPVVTG, from the coding sequence ATGACCTCGCCGCTCGTTTCCACCGACTGGCTTGCCGCCCATCTCACGGCCCCGGACGTGCTCGTCCTTGACGCCAGCCTGCATCTGCCGGGATCGGGCCGCGACGCCAATGCGGAATACCTGCAGGAACACATTCCCGGCGCCGTCCGCTTCGACATCGACGCCATCAGCGACAAGACCAATCCGCTGCCGCACATGCTGCCGGCACCGCACGTGTTTTCCTCCATGATGCGCAAGCTCGGCATCGGCGACGGCATGACGCTGGTGGTCTACGACAGCCTTGGCCTGTTTTCGGCCGCGCGTGGCTGGTGGATGCTGAAGACCATGGGCGCGGCGCGCGTCTTCGTGCTCGACGGCGGGCTGCCGAAGTGGAAGGCGGAAGGGCGTCCGGTGGAGGACGGGGCCGTACGGCGGCCCGAGCGTCACTTTACCGCGCGGCTGAACCACGGTGCGGTCACGGATCTTGCCGACATGCGCCGGATCGTCGAGAGCGGCGTCCGCCAGGTTGTCGATGCGCGGTCGGCCGAACGCTTCGCCGGAACGGCGCCGGAGCCGCGCCCGGGCCTTCGCTCCGGGCACATGCCGGGCGCGCTCAACACGCCGATCGCGCGGTTCCTCAATGCGGATGGCACGGTCAAGGACGAGGCGGGGCTCAGAGCCGTCTTCGCCGAGGCCGGCGTTGATCTGGCGCGTCCGGTGACGACGTCCTGCGGGTCCGGAGTCACCGCTGCCGTCGTCACGCTGGCGCTGACGCTGCTTGGTCACAGGGACCTCAGCCTTTACGACGGCTCCTGGTCGGAATGGGGCGGACTGCCCGATGCACCGGTCGTGACCGGCTGA